From Lysobacter auxotrophicus, the proteins below share one genomic window:
- the nuoF gene encoding NADH-quinone oxidoreductase subunit NuoF has product MAHDHHDYSQGYGPVGPAPQEHSVVYTTLHYDTPWSYENYLKTGGYSALRKILTEKMDPAAIVDLVKASGLRGRGGAGFPTGLKWSFMPKGSGTQKYILCNSDESEPGTAKDRDILRYNPHAVVEGMAIACYATGSTVAYNYLRGEFHHEPFEHFEQALKEAYENGWLGKNVLGSGVDIDIYGALGAGAYICGEETALMESLEGKKGQPRYKPPFPANFGLFGKPTTINNTETYASVPAIIRNGAEWFLNLGKPNNGGPKIFSVSGHVAKPGNYEIRLGTPFSELLQLAGGMRGGKKLKAVIPGGSSMPVLPGDTMMSLTMDYDAIQKAGSGLGSGAVIVMDEDTCMVRACQRIARFYYKESCGQCTPCREGTGWMYRMLTRIAEKQATLEDLHMLRVSAGQIEGHTICAFGEAAAWPVQGFLRHYWDEFEYAIVNKRFLVDDQRAGTVVEKVAA; this is encoded by the coding sequence ATGGCGCACGATCATCACGACTATTCCCAGGGCTATGGTCCGGTCGGACCGGCTCCGCAGGAGCACAGCGTCGTCTACACGACGCTGCACTACGACACCCCGTGGTCGTACGAGAACTACCTCAAGACCGGCGGCTACTCGGCGCTGCGCAAGATCCTGACCGAGAAGATGGATCCGGCGGCGATCGTGGACCTGGTGAAGGCCTCGGGCCTTCGCGGCCGCGGCGGCGCGGGCTTTCCGACCGGCCTGAAGTGGTCCTTCATGCCCAAGGGCAGCGGCACGCAGAAGTACATCCTGTGCAACTCGGACGAATCCGAGCCCGGCACGGCGAAGGATCGCGACATCCTGCGCTACAACCCGCACGCGGTGGTGGAGGGCATGGCGATCGCCTGCTACGCCACCGGTTCGACCGTGGCGTACAACTACCTGCGCGGCGAATTCCACCATGAGCCGTTCGAGCACTTCGAGCAGGCGCTGAAGGAAGCGTACGAAAACGGCTGGCTGGGCAAGAACGTGCTCGGCAGCGGCGTGGACATCGACATCTACGGTGCGCTCGGCGCCGGCGCGTACATCTGCGGCGAAGAAACCGCCCTGATGGAATCGCTGGAAGGCAAGAAGGGCCAGCCGCGCTACAAGCCGCCGTTCCCGGCGAACTTCGGCCTGTTCGGCAAGCCGACGACGATCAACAACACCGAGACCTACGCCTCGGTGCCGGCGATCATCCGCAACGGCGCGGAGTGGTTCCTCAACCTCGGCAAGCCGAACAACGGCGGCCCGAAGATCTTCTCGGTCTCCGGCCATGTCGCCAAGCCGGGCAACTACGAGATCCGCCTGGGCACGCCGTTCTCCGAGCTGCTGCAGCTCGCCGGCGGCATGCGGGGCGGCAAGAAGCTCAAGGCCGTGATCCCGGGCGGCTCGTCGATGCCGGTGCTGCCGGGCGACACGATGATGTCGCTGACCATGGATTACGACGCCATCCAGAAGGCCGGTTCGGGCCTGGGTTCGGGCGCGGTCATCGTGATGGACGAGGACACCTGCATGGTGCGCGCGTGCCAGCGCATCGCACGCTTCTACTACAAGGAAAGCTGCGGCCAATGCACGCCGTGCCGCGAAGGCACCGGCTGGATGTACCGCATGCTGACCCGCATCGCCGAGAAGCAGGCGACGCTGGAAGACCTGCACATGCTGCGCGTCTCCGCCGGCCAGATCGAGGGCCACACCATCTGCGCGTTCGGCGAAGCCGCCGCGTGGCCGGTGCAGGGCTTCCTGCGTCACTACTGGGATGAATTCGAGTACGCGATCGTGAACAAGCGTTTCCTGGTCGACGACCAGCGCGCCGGCACGGTGGTGGAGAAGGTCGCCGCATGA
- the nuoG gene encoding NADH-quinone oxidoreductase subunit NuoG — MSAQPVNPNLPPDHVTVFIDGVEMAAPKGSMIIHAADKAGIPIPRFCYHDKLAVAANCRMCLVEVEKMPKPAPACATPVIDGMKVSTRSDKALKSQRNVMEFLLINHPLDCPICDQGGECELQDLSLGYGRSVSRFAERKRVVPDEDIGPLVATEMTRCIQCTRCVRFTAEIAGTYELGGMYRGENLQIGTYDGKPLTTELSGNVIDVCPVGALTNKVFQFKARPWELIARESLGYHDALGSNLFLHVRRGEVLRTVPRDNEAVNECWLSDRDRYSHQGLYAEDRATVPMVKENGEWREASWEEALAKAAKILRDNGADQLGILAGPATSNEEGALLARLAEALGTGNLDHRIGQHDLSDAAHATTFGAPVADINHADVIVIVGSNLRHELPLVNQRVRKAWTRGAKVYVVNPVDFDFTYDIAQKAIVSPSQIAATLGDDGLVDIAKNATRAVVIVGALAENGPHASAIRKAAADFAAATGASLNRIPQGANAVGLSDYGVLPTSRDAQSMLVDARSAYLLYGIEPGMDFADTAVALKALNAAQVVAFSTFACRSTRAVADVILPIGLLPEIDATLTNLDGRQQATVAGGKLPGQARAGWRVLRALGGELQAKGFDFVDLAGLRSGMQMREVNVAAGKAPNVAGDGLEVAASVAIYRSDAVVRRAPALQAHPLNVEPKAVIHPADAQALGFADGVVGKFNTAAGTATLPVSVSDKVAPGTVWVESGHGATAPMSGRVQAGRA; from the coding sequence ATGAGCGCACAGCCCGTAAATCCGAACCTGCCGCCGGACCACGTCACCGTCTTCATCGACGGCGTCGAAATGGCCGCGCCGAAGGGTTCCATGATCATCCATGCCGCCGACAAGGCCGGCATTCCGATCCCGCGTTTCTGCTACCACGACAAGCTGGCCGTCGCGGCGAACTGCCGCATGTGCCTGGTCGAAGTGGAAAAGATGCCCAAGCCGGCGCCGGCCTGCGCCACGCCGGTGATTGACGGGATGAAGGTCTCCACCCGTAGCGACAAGGCGCTCAAGTCGCAGCGCAACGTGATGGAGTTCCTGCTGATCAACCATCCGCTCGACTGCCCGATCTGCGATCAGGGCGGCGAGTGCGAACTGCAGGACCTGTCGCTGGGTTACGGCCGTTCGGTCAGCCGTTTCGCCGAGCGCAAGCGCGTGGTGCCGGACGAGGACATCGGTCCGCTGGTCGCCACCGAGATGACCCGCTGCATCCAGTGCACGCGCTGCGTGCGCTTCACCGCGGAGATCGCCGGCACGTACGAGCTGGGCGGCATGTACCGCGGCGAGAACCTGCAGATCGGCACCTACGACGGCAAGCCGCTGACGACGGAACTGTCCGGCAACGTCATCGACGTGTGCCCGGTCGGCGCGCTGACCAACAAGGTGTTCCAGTTCAAGGCGCGTCCTTGGGAGCTGATCGCGCGCGAATCGCTGGGTTACCACGATGCGCTGGGCAGCAACCTGTTCCTGCACGTGCGTCGCGGCGAAGTGCTGCGCACCGTGCCGCGCGACAACGAAGCGGTCAACGAATGCTGGCTGTCGGACCGCGACCGCTATTCGCACCAGGGCCTGTACGCGGAAGACCGCGCGACGGTGCCGATGGTGAAGGAGAACGGCGAGTGGCGTGAGGCCTCGTGGGAAGAAGCGCTGGCGAAGGCGGCGAAGATCCTGCGCGACAACGGCGCCGACCAGCTCGGCATCCTCGCCGGCCCGGCCACCTCGAACGAGGAGGGCGCGCTGCTGGCCCGCCTTGCCGAAGCGCTGGGCACGGGCAACCTCGACCACCGCATCGGCCAGCACGACCTGAGCGACGCCGCGCACGCGACGACGTTCGGCGCGCCAGTGGCCGACATCAACCACGCCGACGTCATCGTCATCGTGGGCTCCAACCTGCGCCACGAACTGCCGCTGGTGAACCAGCGCGTGCGCAAGGCCTGGACCCGCGGCGCGAAGGTGTACGTGGTCAATCCGGTCGACTTCGACTTCACGTACGACATCGCGCAGAAGGCGATCGTTTCCCCGTCGCAGATCGCTGCGACCCTGGGCGACGACGGCCTGGTCGACATCGCGAAGAACGCGACGCGCGCCGTCGTGATCGTCGGAGCGCTGGCCGAGAACGGCCCGCACGCGAGCGCGATCCGCAAGGCCGCCGCCGATTTCGCCGCCGCTACCGGCGCATCGCTCAACCGCATCCCGCAGGGCGCAAACGCCGTCGGCCTGTCCGACTACGGCGTGCTGCCGACCTCGCGCGACGCGCAGTCGATGCTGGTCGATGCGCGTTCGGCGTACCTGCTGTACGGCATCGAGCCGGGCATGGATTTCGCGGACACCGCGGTCGCACTGAAGGCGCTCAACGCCGCGCAGGTCGTCGCGTTCAGCACCTTCGCGTGCCGTTCGACGCGCGCCGTCGCCGACGTGATCCTGCCGATCGGCCTGCTGCCGGAAATCGACGCGACGCTGACCAATCTCGACGGCCGCCAGCAGGCGACCGTCGCCGGCGGCAAGCTGCCGGGCCAGGCGCGTGCCGGCTGGCGCGTGCTGCGTGCGCTCGGCGGCGAGCTGCAGGCGAAGGGCTTCGACTTCGTGGACCTCGCCGGCCTGCGTTCTGGCATGCAGATGCGCGAAGTGAACGTCGCCGCGGGCAAGGCGCCGAACGTCGCGGGCGATGGCCTGGAAGTCGCCGCGAGCGTGGCGATCTACCGCAGCGATGCGGTGGTGCGTCGCGCGCCGGCACTGCAGGCGCATCCGCTCAACGTCGAGCCGAAAGCCGTGATCCATCCCGCTGATGCGCAGGCGCTGGGTTTCGCCGACGGCGTCGTGGGCAAGTTCAACACCGCCGCGGGCACCGCGACGCTGCCGGTGTCGGTCAGCGACAAGGTCGCGCCGGGCACCGTGTGGGTGGAGTCCGGCCACGGCGCCACCGCGCCGATGTCGGGCCGCGTGCAGGCGGGGAGGGCATAA
- the nuoH gene encoding NADH-quinone oxidoreductase subunit NuoH, with amino-acid sequence MFDPFRDWLLSLGNIGAIVWIVLKILLIAMPVIITVAFYVVWERKLIGWMHVRHGPMYVGMGILQAFADVFKLLFKEVIQPTRAENFLFKLAPLLALAPAFAAWAVVPFDYQLVLSNANAGLLYLLAMTSLGVYGIILAGWASNSKYAFLGAMRAAAQVVSYEIAMGFAMVGVMVGAGSLNLTDIVMAQSGNSGFLEWFWVPMLPLFVVYFISGVAETNRAPFDVVEGESEIVAGHMVEYSGSAFALFFLAEYANMILISFLTSIFFLGGWLSPFHGWGIPLLSVDGWWWLLAKVFFFASCFIWFRASFPRYRYDQIMRLGWKVFIPITIAWICVVAVMAYFKIFEPGV; translated from the coding sequence ATGTTTGATCCGTTCCGCGACTGGCTGCTGTCGCTCGGCAACATCGGCGCGATCGTCTGGATCGTGCTGAAGATCCTCCTGATCGCCATGCCGGTGATCATCACCGTGGCGTTCTACGTGGTCTGGGAGCGCAAGCTCATCGGCTGGATGCACGTGCGCCACGGGCCGATGTACGTCGGCATGGGCATCCTCCAGGCGTTCGCCGACGTCTTCAAACTGCTGTTCAAGGAAGTCATCCAGCCCACGCGGGCGGAGAACTTCCTGTTCAAGCTCGCGCCGCTGCTCGCGCTCGCGCCGGCGTTCGCCGCATGGGCCGTGGTGCCGTTCGACTACCAGCTGGTGCTGTCGAACGCGAACGCGGGCCTGCTTTACCTGCTCGCGATGACCTCGCTGGGCGTGTACGGCATCATCCTCGCCGGCTGGGCGTCGAACTCGAAGTACGCGTTCCTCGGCGCCATGCGCGCCGCGGCGCAGGTGGTTTCGTACGAGATCGCCATGGGCTTCGCGATGGTCGGCGTGATGGTCGGCGCCGGCAGCCTCAACCTCACCGACATCGTGATGGCGCAGTCGGGCAACTCCGGTTTCCTGGAGTGGTTCTGGGTGCCGATGCTGCCGCTGTTCGTCGTCTACTTCATCTCGGGCGTTGCCGAAACCAACCGCGCGCCGTTCGACGTGGTGGAAGGCGAGTCGGAAATCGTGGCCGGCCACATGGTCGAGTATTCGGGTTCGGCGTTCGCGCTGTTCTTCCTCGCCGAATACGCGAACATGATCCTGATCAGCTTCCTGACCTCGATCTTCTTCCTCGGCGGCTGGCTGAGCCCGTTCCACGGCTGGGGCATCCCGCTGCTGTCGGTCGACGGCTGGTGGTGGCTGCTCGCGAAGGTGTTCTTCTTCGCCAGCTGCTTCATCTGGTTCCGCGCGTCGTTCCCGCGCTACCGCTACGACCAGATCATGCGCCTGGGCTGGAAGGTGTTCATTCCGATCACCATCGCCTGGATCTGCGTGGTCGCGGTCATGGCGTACTTCAAAATCTTCGAGCCCGGGGTGTAA
- the nuoI gene encoding NADH-quinone oxidoreductase subunit NuoI, producing MNRIVSYFKSLLLIELSQGLALTAKYLFKPKYTLMYPMEKTPQSPRFRGVHALRRYPNGEERCIACKLCEAVCPALAITIDSTKREDGTRRTTRYDIDLFKCIFCGFCEESCPVDSIVETHVHEYHFDRRGQNIVTKPQLLAIGDRLEAEIAERRAADAPFR from the coding sequence ATGAATCGCATCGTTTCCTACTTCAAGAGCCTGCTGCTCATCGAGCTGTCGCAGGGACTCGCCCTCACGGCGAAGTACCTGTTCAAGCCGAAGTACACGCTGATGTACCCGATGGAAAAGACGCCGCAGTCGCCGCGCTTCCGCGGCGTGCACGCGCTGCGTCGCTATCCCAACGGCGAAGAGCGATGCATCGCATGCAAGCTGTGCGAGGCCGTGTGCCCGGCGCTGGCGATCACCATCGATTCGACCAAGCGCGAGGACGGCACCCGCCGCACCACGCGTTACGACATCGACCTGTTCAAGTGCATCTTCTGCGGCTTCTGCGAGGAGTCCTGCCCGGTCGATTCGATCGTGGAGACGCACGTGCACGAGTACCACTTCGACCGGCGCGGCCAGAACATCGTGACCAAGCCGCAGCTGCTGGCCATCGGCGACCGCCTCGAGGCGGAGATCGCCGAGCGTCGCGCGGCCGACGCACCTTTCCGCTGA
- a CDS encoding NADH-quinone oxidoreductase subunit J, with amino-acid sequence MDLAQIAFLVFAAVATMAAVGVISVKNPVHAVLLLVLTFFSVACTWIIAGAEFLGVALILVYVGAVMVLLLFVVMMLDIDVAPLREGYVRYLPLGLVVAVIMLVEMLTLIGVKANVATGFPADPSAAGNTQWLARALFTQFLLPFEVAAVILTVAVIAAVTLTLRRRVGARHQNPSAQARVRSVDRVRVVKMDAVKPVVPAQTPAEEGKP; translated from the coding sequence ATGGATCTCGCCCAGATTGCCTTCCTCGTCTTCGCCGCCGTCGCCACGATGGCCGCGGTCGGCGTCATCAGCGTCAAGAACCCGGTGCATGCCGTCCTGCTGCTGGTGCTGACGTTCTTCTCCGTCGCCTGCACCTGGATCATCGCCGGTGCCGAGTTCCTCGGCGTCGCGCTCATCCTGGTGTACGTCGGCGCGGTGATGGTGCTGCTGCTGTTCGTGGTGATGATGCTCGACATCGACGTCGCGCCGCTGCGCGAAGGCTACGTGCGCTACCTGCCGCTCGGCCTCGTCGTCGCCGTGATCATGCTGGTGGAAATGCTGACGCTGATCGGCGTCAAGGCCAACGTCGCCACCGGCTTCCCGGCCGACCCGTCCGCTGCAGGCAACACCCAGTGGCTGGCGCGTGCGCTGTTCACGCAGTTCCTGCTGCCGTTCGAGGTCGCCGCGGTCATCCTGACCGTCGCCGTCATCGCGGCCGTGACCCTGACGCTGCGTCGCCGTGTCGGTGCGCGCCACCAGAACCCGTCGGCACAGGCGCGTGTGCGGTCGGTCGATCGCGTCCGCGTGGTGAAGATGGACGCCGTCAAGCCGGTCGTACCGGCGCAAACCCCGGCAGAGGAGGGCAAGCCGTGA
- the nuoK gene encoding NADH-quinone oxidoreductase subunit NuoK, whose product MALGHYLALGAVLFCISVAGIFLNRKNVIMLLMSLELMLLSVNINFVAFSRQLADPAGQVFVFFILTVAAAEAAIGLAILVTLFRNRRTINVAEIDSMKG is encoded by the coding sequence CTGGCGCTCGGCCACTACCTCGCGCTCGGCGCGGTGCTGTTCTGCATCAGCGTCGCGGGCATCTTCCTCAACCGCAAGAACGTGATCATGCTGCTGATGTCGCTGGAGCTGATGCTCCTGTCGGTGAACATCAACTTCGTCGCGTTCTCGCGCCAGCTGGCCGATCCGGCCGGTCAGGTGTTCGTGTTCTTCATCCTGACCGTGGCCGCGGCCGAAGCCGCAATCGGCCTGGCGATCCTGGTCACGCTGTTCCGCAACCGCCGCACGATCAACGTGGCCGAAATCGATTCGATGAAGGGGTGA
- the nuoL gene encoding NADH-quinone oxidoreductase subunit L: protein MISKNLLLLIVLAPLIGAIVAGLFRRQVGRAGAHSVTILGVAISCALSMYTLWQLLQGASPFNENVYTWFQVGGIEAHVGFMVDKLTAMMMVVVTFVSLLVHVYTIGYMAEDDGYQRFFSYISLFTFSMLMLVMSNNFLQLFFGWEAVGLVSYLLIGFWFKRPTAVFANLKAFLVNRVGDFGFLLGIAGVLYTFNSLDYGTVFARAGEPALAAAQMQNAWPALAQAGGWLAPIGGWSLMTFICICLFIGAMGKSAQVPLHVWLPDSMEGPTPISALIHAATMVTAGIFMVARMSPLFELSETALTFVLFIGATTAFWTGLIGIVQNDIKRVVAYSTLSQLGYMTVALGVSAYSAGVYHLMTHAFFKALLFLGAGSVIIGMHHEQDMRRMGGLKKYMPITYWTMLIGTLALIGTPFFSGFYSKDTIIEAAAHHAHEAGGWVATYAYWAVLLGAFVTSFYSFRLLYLTFHGKERFHDPVPDHYVAPEADSTEHESQLAEQHGHDGHAPVSHDAHASHAKHGDSHGHDDHHAHTPHESPWVVTVPLILLAIPSVLIGFFTAGPMLFGTDVMGHHERLPFFLGAIDLASARDTVAAIGEEVWHGPVKYAIHGFTAPVFWLTLAGFVLATIMYWWKPELPAKARRVFALPVRVLEEKYGFDKLWINGFAGGGLGLGKASRAIDSHLIDGAVVNGSARVVDLVANLTRRIQSGYLYHYAFAMIIGLIALLAALIRYWH from the coding sequence GTGATATCTAAAAACCTTCTACTGCTGATCGTCCTGGCGCCCCTGATCGGCGCGATCGTCGCCGGCCTGTTCCGCCGCCAGGTGGGACGCGCCGGTGCGCATTCGGTGACCATCCTCGGCGTCGCGATCAGCTGCGCGCTGTCGATGTACACGCTGTGGCAGCTGCTGCAGGGCGCCTCGCCGTTCAACGAGAACGTCTACACCTGGTTCCAGGTCGGCGGCATCGAAGCGCACGTCGGCTTCATGGTCGACAAGCTCACCGCGATGATGATGGTGGTCGTCACCTTCGTCTCGCTGCTGGTGCACGTCTACACCATCGGCTACATGGCCGAGGACGACGGCTACCAGCGCTTCTTCAGCTACATCTCGCTGTTCACCTTCTCGATGTTGATGCTCGTGATGAGCAACAACTTCCTCCAGCTGTTCTTCGGCTGGGAAGCGGTGGGCCTGGTGTCGTACCTGCTGATCGGTTTCTGGTTCAAGCGCCCGACCGCGGTGTTCGCGAACCTCAAGGCGTTCCTGGTCAATCGCGTGGGCGACTTCGGTTTCCTGCTCGGCATCGCCGGCGTGCTGTACACCTTCAACTCGCTCGACTACGGCACCGTGTTCGCACGTGCCGGCGAACCCGCGCTCGCCGCGGCGCAGATGCAGAACGCGTGGCCGGCGCTCGCGCAGGCCGGCGGCTGGCTGGCGCCGATCGGCGGCTGGTCGCTGATGACCTTCATCTGCATCTGCCTGTTCATCGGTGCGATGGGCAAGTCGGCGCAGGTGCCGCTGCACGTCTGGCTGCCGGACTCGATGGAAGGCCCGACGCCGATCTCGGCGCTGATCCACGCCGCGACGATGGTGACCGCGGGCATCTTCATGGTGGCGCGCATGTCGCCGCTGTTCGAGCTGTCCGAGACGGCGCTGACCTTCGTGCTGTTCATCGGCGCCACCACCGCGTTCTGGACGGGCCTGATCGGCATCGTGCAGAACGACATCAAGCGCGTGGTCGCGTACTCGACGCTGTCGCAGCTGGGCTACATGACCGTCGCGCTGGGCGTGTCGGCATACAGCGCCGGCGTGTACCACCTGATGACGCACGCCTTCTTCAAGGCGCTGCTGTTCCTCGGTGCCGGCTCGGTCATCATCGGCATGCACCACGAGCAGGACATGCGTCGAATGGGCGGCCTGAAGAAGTACATGCCCATCACGTACTGGACGATGCTCATCGGCACGCTGGCGCTGATCGGCACGCCGTTCTTCAGCGGCTTCTACTCGAAGGACACGATCATCGAGGCCGCCGCGCACCACGCGCATGAGGCCGGCGGCTGGGTCGCGACCTACGCCTACTGGGCGGTGCTGCTGGGCGCGTTCGTGACCTCGTTCTACAGCTTCCGCCTGCTGTACCTGACCTTCCACGGCAAGGAACGCTTCCACGATCCGGTGCCGGACCATTACGTCGCGCCGGAAGCGGATTCGACCGAGCACGAGTCGCAGCTCGCCGAGCAGCACGGCCACGACGGCCACGCCCCGGTCTCGCACGACGCGCACGCGTCGCACGCCAAGCATGGCGACAGCCATGGCCACGACGACCACCACGCGCACACGCCGCACGAGTCGCCGTGGGTGGTGACGGTGCCGCTGATCCTGCTGGCGATCCCGTCGGTGCTGATCGGCTTCTTCACCGCCGGCCCGATGCTGTTCGGGACCGACGTGATGGGCCATCACGAGCGCCTGCCGTTCTTCCTCGGCGCGATCGACCTCGCGTCGGCGCGCGACACGGTCGCCGCGATCGGCGAGGAGGTGTGGCACGGCCCGGTCAAGTACGCGATCCACGGCTTCACCGCGCCGGTGTTCTGGCTGACCCTGGCCGGCTTCGTGCTCGCGACCATCATGTACTGGTGGAAGCCCGAGCTGCCCGCCAAGGCGCGCCGCGTGTTCGCCCTTCCGGTGCGCGTGCTCGAGGAGAAGTATGGCTTCGACAAGCTCTGGATCAACGGCTTCGCCGGCGGCGGCCTGGGGCTCGGCAAGGCCTCGCGCGCCATCGACTCGCACCTCATCGACGGCGCGGTGGTCAACGGCAGCGCCCGCGTGGTCGACCTCGTCGCCAACCTGACCCGCCGCATCCAGTCGGGTTATCTCTACCACTATGCGTTCGCGATGATCATCGGCCTGATTGCCCTGCTGGCCGCCCTGATCCGCTACTGGCACTAA
- a CDS encoding NADH-quinone oxidoreductase subunit M translates to MAFGNERAGAARWFATGIAFITLLASIPLLTGFDMTASAMQFVENRNWIPAYDIRYHLGVDGISVALIALTTLTTLLAMIGAWTSIDKRVAQYYAAFLILEGLMVGVFAALDAMLFYVFFEGMLIPMFIIIGVWGGPRRVYASIKFFLYTFLGSLFMLLGLIYLYLKGGSWQLADMYALPLTATEQMWLFFGFLIAFAVKVPMFPVHTWLPDAHVEAPTAGSVILAAIMLKIGGYGFIRFVLPIVPDAGAEWAWLVIALSLIAVVYVGLVALAQDDMKKLIAYSSVSHMGFVTLGTFIAFALVREAGNTDGARLGLQGAMVQMISHGFVSGAMFSCVGVLYDRMHTRMIKDYGGVANVMPWFAAFVVLFAMANSGLPGTSGFVGEFMVILASFQQHPLIGFVAATTLIIGAAYTLWLVKRTMWGEVGNAHVAELEDINAREAFVLGVFAAGVLILGLWPKPLTDLMEPAIANLATQIAASKL, encoded by the coding sequence ATGGCCTTCGGCAACGAGCGCGCCGGTGCGGCGCGCTGGTTCGCCACCGGCATCGCCTTCATCACGCTGCTGGCGAGCATCCCGCTGCTCACCGGTTTCGACATGACCGCGTCCGCGATGCAGTTCGTCGAGAACCGCAACTGGATCCCGGCGTACGACATCCGTTACCACCTCGGCGTCGACGGCATCTCCGTCGCGCTGATCGCCCTGACCACGCTGACCACGCTGCTGGCGATGATTGGCGCCTGGACCTCGATCGACAAGCGCGTGGCCCAGTACTACGCCGCGTTCCTGATCCTGGAAGGCCTGATGGTCGGCGTGTTCGCCGCGCTGGACGCGATGCTGTTCTACGTGTTCTTCGAAGGCATGCTCATCCCGATGTTCATCATCATCGGCGTGTGGGGCGGCCCGCGTCGCGTGTATGCGTCGATCAAGTTCTTCCTGTACACGTTCCTCGGCTCGCTGTTCATGCTGCTGGGCCTGATCTACCTGTACCTGAAGGGCGGCAGCTGGCAGCTCGCGGACATGTACGCGCTGCCGCTGACGGCGACCGAGCAGATGTGGCTGTTCTTCGGATTCCTCATCGCCTTCGCGGTGAAGGTGCCGATGTTCCCGGTGCACACGTGGTTGCCGGATGCGCACGTCGAGGCGCCGACCGCCGGTTCGGTGATCCTGGCGGCGATCATGCTGAAGATCGGTGGCTACGGCTTCATCCGCTTCGTGCTGCCGATCGTGCCGGACGCCGGCGCCGAGTGGGCGTGGCTGGTGATCGCACTGAGCCTGATCGCCGTGGTCTACGTCGGCCTGGTCGCCCTCGCGCAGGACGACATGAAGAAGCTGATCGCGTACTCGTCCGTCTCGCACATGGGCTTCGTCACGCTCGGCACGTTCATCGCCTTCGCGCTGGTGCGCGAGGCCGGCAACACCGATGGCGCACGCCTCGGCCTGCAGGGCGCGATGGTGCAGATGATCAGCCACGGCTTCGTGTCGGGCGCGATGTTCTCCTGCGTCGGCGTGCTGTACGACCGCATGCACACCCGCATGATCAAGGATTACGGCGGCGTCGCGAACGTCATGCCGTGGTTCGCCGCGTTCGTCGTGCTGTTCGCGATGGCCAACTCCGGCCTGCCGGGCACGTCGGGTTTCGTCGGCGAGTTCATGGTGATCCTGGCCAGCTTCCAGCAGCACCCGCTGATCGGTTTCGTCGCCGCCACCACGCTGATCATCGGCGCGGCCTACACGCTGTGGCTGGTCAAGCGCACCATGTGGGGCGAGGTGGGCAACGCGCATGTCGCCGAGCTGGAGGACATCAACGCCCGCGAAGCCTTCGTGCTGGGCGTGTTCGCCGCCGGCGTGCTGATCCTCGGCCTGTGGCCGAAGCCCCTGACGGACCTGATGGAACCCGCCATCGCGAACCTGGCGACGCAGATCGCCGCGTCGAAGCTCTGA